The nucleotide sequence ACCCTCAGGCAGTTCCGGCAACTCCGAATCATCCACCGGTTCCGGCTCTTGATACTTCTCCTTCCAACCCTTGGGCGGCTTTTTGCCTTTGGCTTCGTACTTGGCCAGTTCGGCTTGTTCCCATCGCTCGCGGCGTTCTTGGCGGATGCGGGCCAGAAGCTGGCTGGCGGGTTCAACGTCGGGGTTTTCGGCTCGCCAGTCGGCGGTCAGGTCACCGCGGAACGCCGCGGCCAGCAGGCTTTGGCGGAACTGCTCCAGCAGCGGTCCCACCTCCGAAAGCGCCTCCCGAGCCTTCCGGCTCCGCTCCTGCAGGGCTTCGATCTTGGCGACGATGCGACGTTGTTCTTTTGTTGGCGCTATTGGGATTTCAAATCCCTTCATACGAGAAGCGGACAATTCTTTAAAGGTTGTCCCGCTAGATATAGACTCGGCATACTCCTTCGAAGCAAGCAGATAATGCCTGACAAACTCTGGAATTAAGTCATCTCCCAATACCAAATTCTTGAAACCTTGGTTGGTCGCAATTGGGTTTTCAGCGATTGCGCAATAGCCAATTGGGGCACGCGAAGTATACAAGACGGTTCCCTTGGGTAGGACCTTAGCGCTAGATTTCGCTAGGCCAACCTCGGATAGGCTTCGCTTTCCCCTCGCAATATAGGCATCCTGATATCCGGTTAGATCGGCCGGAGTGATCCAAGGGGTCCCTTGGGAGGTGAAGTTGTTATCGTCTTTTGATGGTGGTGTTCCACCGCCAACGACTTCCGCAATCTCACCAGCATTCGTCCACTTCCAGCTATCCGGAATATCCCAGCGAATCATTCGCTTATCTCTCCACCTTCAAGAATCGCGGTGAGCGCATCCATCTCTTCCATCGCCGTCTGCAGTCGTTCGCGAATCATTGCCGCAATCTCTTCCGGTCCCGGCAATTCCTCATGGTTTCCGGCGTCCTCGTCTTTCAACCAGTTAATGTCGAGGTTATCGCCTCGCTTGGCAATCTGCTCGCGGGTGAAGCAGCGGAAGCGGCCTTCTTCGCCTTGGTCGGTTCGTTTGCTGGTGCCGTCGGGCTTTTTGCCGTAGCACTTCTCGAACTCGACGAAGTGGGCGTGCGTGAGGGGAGTTCGTTTGCCGAAGGCAGGCATGTTGGC is from Bremerella sp. JC817 and encodes:
- a CDS encoding restriction endonuclease subunit S, producing MIRWDIPDSWKWTNAGEIAEVVGGGTPPSKDDNNFTSQGTPWITPADLTGYQDAYIARGKRSLSEVGLAKSSAKVLPKGTVLYTSRAPIGYCAIAENPIATNQGFKNLVLGDDLIPEFVRHYLLASKEYAESISSGTTFKELSASRMKGFEIPIAPTKEQRRIVAKIEALQERSRKAREALSEVGPLLEQFRQSLLAAAFRGDLTADWRAENPDVEPASQLLARIRQERRERWEQAELAKYEAKGKKPPKGWKEKYQEPEPVDDSELPELPEGWCWGAMEELCTNIVDCPHSTPKWTDSGKLCVRTTEFRPGRLDLTNARFVSEKTFEERVARLTPEPGDILYSREGGILGIACQIPDDTQLCLGQRMMVMRPTLEITASFVMNWLNSPYVFLDRVKSKIQGAASPHINVGEVKRFPVPVPSSLEQARIAIAIQEGMELIDNVEQHQSFSEKELVRLDQSILAKAFRGELVPQDPNDEPASVLLDRIREQREAAGKKAKKPVRRKRKQPEGQSS